In Flavobacterium sp. N1736, the following are encoded in one genomic region:
- a CDS encoding ABC transporter permease codes for MNLEYFIAKKLITAKDYKSSISAPIIKIAISAIAIGIIMMLVSVATGIGLQQKIREKVSAFNGQIIISNYDNNNSDVTLVPISKKQDFYPNFKSVPEVSHIQAIASKAGIIRTEEAFEGIIFKGVGGDYDWNNIKEYLVEGKLPDFSKSLNEDVIISRFLANRLNLKVGDNFNTFFIKEEQGKMPNSRRFKITGIFNSGFQDFDATYIIGDIRHIQRINKWNPDQIGAFEVFVKDFNNIKKTGDQIYEQTSSSLDTKTIVEKYSYIFDWLQLFDFNIIVILAVMILVATINMVVALLVLILERTQMIGILKALGANNWMVRKIFLYNAFYLIIRGLFWGNIIGISILLIQQQFGVVQLNPENYYVNQAPVYINWGYVALLNLLTITVCFVVLLIPSYIITKISPVKAIRFD; via the coding sequence TTGAATCTAGAATATTTTATAGCTAAAAAACTTATTACTGCCAAGGATTATAAAAGCAGTATTTCGGCGCCTATTATTAAAATTGCCATTTCGGCTATCGCTATTGGTATTATTATGATGTTGGTTTCAGTAGCAACGGGAATTGGCTTACAGCAAAAAATACGTGAAAAAGTTTCAGCATTCAATGGTCAGATTATTATTTCGAATTACGACAATAATAATTCAGATGTAACCCTGGTTCCAATTTCTAAAAAACAAGATTTTTATCCCAATTTCAAATCAGTTCCAGAAGTAAGTCATATTCAGGCAATCGCAAGCAAAGCCGGAATTATAAGAACCGAAGAAGCTTTTGAAGGAATTATTTTCAAAGGAGTTGGAGGAGATTACGATTGGAATAATATAAAAGAATACTTAGTAGAAGGAAAATTACCTGATTTTTCTAAATCACTAAATGAAGATGTTATAATTTCAAGATTCCTTGCCAATCGACTAAATTTAAAAGTAGGGGATAATTTCAATACCTTTTTTATTAAGGAAGAACAGGGAAAAATGCCAAATAGCCGCCGATTCAAAATCACGGGTATTTTTAATTCAGGTTTTCAGGATTTCGATGCAACTTATATAATAGGGGATATTCGTCACATTCAACGAATCAATAAATGGAATCCGGATCAAATTGGAGCTTTTGAAGTTTTTGTAAAGGATTTTAATAACATCAAAAAAACGGGCGATCAAATCTACGAACAAACGTCATCAAGTTTAGATACCAAAACTATAGTTGAAAAATACAGTTACATTTTTGATTGGTTACAACTTTTCGATTTTAATATCATCGTTATTTTGGCCGTGATGATTTTAGTAGCAACCATTAATATGGTAGTTGCTTTATTAGTACTCATTTTAGAACGCACACAAATGATCGGAATCCTAAAAGCATTAGGAGCTAATAACTGGATGGTTCGAAAAATATTTTTATACAATGCTTTTTATCTTATTATAAGAGGACTCTTTTGGGGTAATATAATAGGTATTTCGATATTGCTCATCCAGCAGCAGTTTGGGGTCGTTCAGCTAAATCCCGAAAACTACTACGTTAACCAGGCGCCGGTTTATATAAATTGGGGTTATGTAGCATTGCTAAATTTATTGACAATTACAGTTTGTTTCGTAGTACTATTAATTCCATCCTATATTATAACCAAGATCTCTCCGGTCAAAGCCATTCGATTCGATTAG
- a CDS encoding YkgJ family cysteine cluster protein translates to MKQILNNLNKLAKDKHIENKKYFDKLKKKQPKNLDYVMQDLHDAEFKKTDCLQCANCCKTTGPLFTLADIERISKSFRQKPQQFIDQYLRIDEDKDYVLKSVPCTFLDNENYCMIYDVRPKACREFPHTDRKKFHQIADLTLKNVAICPAAYNIVEEMKKKLPL, encoded by the coding sequence TTGAAACAAATTTTAAATAACTTAAATAAGTTAGCCAAAGATAAGCATATCGAAAACAAAAAGTATTTTGATAAGCTGAAAAAGAAACAACCCAAAAATTTAGATTACGTTATGCAGGATTTGCATGATGCCGAATTTAAAAAAACAGATTGTTTACAATGTGCCAATTGTTGTAAAACGACCGGGCCTTTGTTTACTTTGGCCGATATTGAAAGAATTTCAAAATCTTTTAGACAAAAACCACAGCAATTTATTGACCAATATCTTCGAATTGACGAAGACAAAGATTATGTTTTAAAAAGTGTTCCGTGCACTTTTCTTGATAACGAAAATTACTGCATGATTTATGATGTTCGCCCAAAGGCATGTAGAGAATTTCCGCACACAGATCGAAAAAAGTTTCATCAAATTGCAGATCTCACATTAAAAAATGTTGCTATTTGTCCGGCAGCATATAATATTGTAGAAGAAATGAAGAAAAAACTCCCGCTTTAA
- a CDS encoding class I SAM-dependent methyltransferase — protein MKDLFGKAMFDFQTNNSPEDIITETSISEEDEMSVDYLFRSYNEMPKIEQKALQLATGKTLDVGCGAGSHSLSLQNDRNLDVTSIDISEKAIETCQLRGVKNAKVQNILDFEGEKFDTIILLMNGVGIFGKLDHCNKYLSKLKSLLNEGGQILLDSSDIIYMFDEDEDGGKWIPSNNDYYGELVFNISYKGEKEEPFDWLYLDYNTLQNAAIANGLKCELILEGEHYDYLAKLSI, from the coding sequence ATGAAAGATCTTTTTGGAAAAGCTATGTTTGATTTTCAGACTAATAATTCACCCGAAGATATTATTACTGAAACCTCCATTTCTGAAGAAGACGAAATGAGTGTAGATTATCTATTTCGTTCTTATAATGAAATGCCTAAAATCGAACAAAAAGCATTACAATTAGCAACCGGAAAAACATTAGATGTAGGCTGCGGAGCCGGAAGTCATAGTTTGTCATTACAAAATGATCGAAATTTAGACGTCACTTCTATAGATATTTCAGAAAAAGCAATAGAAACCTGTCAACTTCGAGGTGTGAAAAATGCCAAAGTTCAAAATATACTGGATTTTGAAGGCGAAAAATTTGATACGATAATTTTACTAATGAATGGCGTTGGCATTTTTGGCAAATTAGACCACTGCAATAAATATTTATCTAAATTGAAATCACTCTTAAATGAAGGCGGACAAATTTTATTAGATAGTTCCGATATTATTTATATGTTTGATGAAGATGAAGATGGCGGAAAATGGATTCCGTCGAATAATGATTATTATGGAGAACTTGTTTTTAATATTTCATACAAAGGTGAAAAAGAAGAACCATTTGATTGGTTGTATTTAGATTATAACACGCTTCAAAATGCTGCTATTGCAAATGGCTTAAAATGTGAACTAATTTTAGAAGGTGAACATTATGATTATTTAGCTAAACTTTCAATTTAG
- a CDS encoding 7-carboxy-7-deazaguanine synthase QueE, whose translation MLSKEIQLEVNKGAMLPLMEEFYTIQGEGFHTGTAAYFIRIGGCDVGCHWCDVKESWNAELHPPTSVDLIVKNAAAYADTVVVTGGEPLTWDMSLLTQELKNKNLKVHIETSGAYPLTGYWDWICLSPKKNKLPTQTVYDNAHELKVIIYNKHDFIFAEEQAELVNDNAILFLQPEWSKKEEMTPLIVDYVMNNPKWRVSLQTHKYLNIP comes from the coding sequence ATGTTATCAAAAGAAATACAATTAGAAGTAAATAAAGGAGCGATGTTGCCTTTGATGGAAGAATTTTATACCATTCAGGGAGAAGGTTTTCATACAGGAACTGCTGCTTACTTTATACGAATTGGAGGTTGCGATGTAGGTTGCCATTGGTGTGATGTGAAAGAGAGCTGGAATGCAGAATTACATCCGCCAACAAGTGTTGATTTAATTGTAAAAAATGCCGCAGCTTACGCAGATACTGTTGTAGTAACTGGTGGAGAACCATTAACGTGGGATATGAGTTTATTAACTCAGGAGTTAAAAAATAAAAATCTAAAAGTTCATATCGAAACCTCCGGAGCTTATCCGCTTACAGGATATTGGGACTGGATTTGTCTTTCTCCTAAAAAAAATAAATTACCAACTCAAACAGTATATGACAATGCGCATGAGTTAAAAGTAATTATTTATAACAAACATGATTTTATTTTTGCTGAAGAGCAAGCAGAACTCGTAAATGATAATGCGATTTTATTTCTTCAGCCGGAATGGAGTAAGAAAGAAGAAATGACGCCTTTAATTGTTGATTATGTAATGAACAATCCAAAATGGAGAGTTTCATTGCAAACACATAAATATTTAAATATTCCATAA
- a CDS encoding tetratricopeptide repeat protein: MNKFKIFSLALVASASVVKAQDIKEAKKAIDAEQFQKAKSLLKSIIKAKPSDGEANFVLGNVYLNQSIIDSAKIYYLNGLEASDRKNLNYIGLAQIDLDSKNTASATANFGLATKDMKRKDVDEYIYIGKAYMNSVNPDYTNAVASLKKALAIEPQNAQALLTIGDAYYGANNQNDAYKAYRDAFTADPTLLRAKMQLGVLLKGAKSYEEAIKAFNEVIALNANYGPVYRELAETYYKWGRNKPSTAKVNLQNAITNYEKYLSLTDYSLDSKMRHADFLILVKDYKNLEVVANKMIAEDKVNPRIYRYLGYAAYENGNVDVAIKSIEDYIKVPTNKVIGRDYLYLGQAKIKKGTNAEGIVDQAAFDAGVADIKKAIELEPLVVEELADFGKALFGKKQFAQAATIFELGAANKDSKNYLDDNVYYGISLYYANANKAAGAPNAEALGKAEAAFDRVLVASPTYDEAYLYKGRINNLLEKDDQIIKNYEEYVTKTTAKGAEELAKPATVKKIVEAYNSIGASYANTDKAKAIEYFNKTLVLDPTNSYASQSVKALK, from the coding sequence ATGAATAAATTTAAAATTTTTAGTCTTGCCTTAGTTGCTTCAGCTTCTGTAGTAAAAGCGCAAGATATCAAAGAAGCTAAAAAAGCAATCGACGCAGAGCAATTTCAAAAGGCAAAATCATTGCTAAAATCAATTATTAAAGCAAAACCATCTGATGGTGAAGCAAACTTTGTTTTAGGAAATGTTTATCTAAACCAATCAATTATTGATTCCGCTAAGATTTATTACTTAAATGGATTAGAAGCATCAGACAGAAAAAACTTAAATTATATTGGATTAGCTCAAATAGATCTTGATAGCAAAAATACTGCTTCGGCTACTGCAAATTTTGGTTTAGCAACAAAAGATATGAAGCGTAAAGATGTAGATGAATATATTTACATTGGAAAAGCTTACATGAATTCTGTAAACCCTGATTATACAAATGCTGTTGCATCTTTAAAAAAGGCATTAGCAATTGAGCCACAAAATGCTCAGGCACTTTTAACAATTGGAGATGCATATTACGGTGCAAACAACCAAAATGATGCATACAAAGCATATCGTGATGCATTTACGGCAGATCCAACACTTTTAAGAGCTAAAATGCAATTAGGAGTTTTGTTGAAAGGAGCAAAATCTTATGAAGAAGCAATTAAAGCCTTCAATGAAGTTATTGCTTTAAATGCTAATTACGGTCCTGTTTACAGAGAATTGGCTGAAACTTATTACAAATGGGGAAGAAACAAACCATCTACAGCAAAAGTTAACTTGCAAAATGCAATTACTAATTACGAGAAATATTTAAGTCTTACAGATTATTCATTAGACTCAAAAATGCGTCACGCAGATTTCTTGATCTTAGTTAAAGATTATAAAAACCTTGAGGTAGTAGCAAACAAAATGATTGCTGAAGATAAAGTTAATCCTAGAATTTACAGATATTTAGGATATGCTGCTTACGAGAATGGAAATGTTGATGTTGCAATTAAATCTATCGAAGATTATATTAAAGTACCAACAAACAAAGTAATTGGCAGAGATTATTTATACTTAGGCCAGGCTAAAATTAAAAAAGGAACTAACGCTGAAGGAATTGTTGACCAGGCTGCATTTGATGCAGGAGTTGCTGACATTAAAAAAGCAATTGAACTAGAGCCTTTAGTAGTTGAAGAACTTGCTGATTTTGGAAAAGCTTTATTCGGTAAAAAACAATTTGCACAAGCTGCGACTATTTTTGAACTTGGAGCTGCTAACAAAGATTCTAAAAATTATTTAGATGATAACGTTTATTATGGAATCTCACTTTATTATGCAAATGCAAATAAAGCTGCCGGAGCTCCTAATGCAGAAGCTTTAGGGAAAGCAGAAGCTGCTTTTGACAGAGTTTTAGTCGCTTCTCCTACTTATGATGAAGCTTACTTATACAAAGGAAGAATCAATAACTTGTTAGAGAAAGACGATCAGATTATCAAAAACTACGAAGAATACGTTACTAAAACAACTGCAAAAGGAGCTGAGGAATTAGCGAAACCTGCTACAGTTAAAAAAATCGTAGAAGCTTACAATAGCATTGGTGCTAGTTATGCTAATACAGATAAAGCTAAAGCAATTGAATACTTCAATAAAACTTTAGTTTTAGATCCAACAAATAGCTATGCTAGTCAGTCAGTTAAAGCTTTGAAATAA
- a CDS encoding PstS family phosphate ABC transporter substrate-binding protein, with amino-acid sequence MFKYAKVFGLVTFVFLFAMCNQKSKSESNKESILKGTIDITVDETIKPIVEDQVAVFESIYDAKISIKTKSEAELINDLTNQKAKVVITTRNLTKEEKERFEKNKINPRVTPFATDAIALISNKSNNDTLIALKSVIDFMQGKSDSKIKGLVFDNPNSSTVRYMKDLAKVNEIPATGVFSFKTNDEVIKFVAENDGMIGVVGVNWLYQPSPNMLEVIKKINVLSVKGLKDDKYYSPTQNDLAELKYPLARDLFIINCQGYSGLGMGFASFIAGDIGQRIVLKSGLLPVRTPGRKLQIRSQINNDKE; translated from the coding sequence ATGTTTAAATATGCTAAAGTTTTTGGTTTAGTAACCTTTGTCTTTTTGTTTGCCATGTGCAACCAAAAAAGCAAAAGCGAATCTAATAAGGAATCAATTTTAAAAGGAACTATAGATATTACTGTTGATGAAACCATAAAACCAATAGTTGAAGATCAGGTAGCTGTTTTTGAAAGTATTTATGATGCGAAGATTTCGATAAAAACAAAATCGGAAGCGGAGCTGATAAATGATCTTACAAATCAAAAAGCAAAAGTTGTAATTACAACCAGAAACCTGACTAAGGAAGAGAAAGAGCGATTTGAGAAAAATAAAATAAATCCAAGAGTTACTCCATTTGCAACTGATGCAATTGCTTTAATTTCGAATAAGAGTAATAATGACACTTTAATTGCGTTAAAATCAGTAATAGATTTTATGCAGGGTAAATCAGATTCTAAAATTAAAGGATTGGTTTTTGATAATCCAAATTCAAGTACAGTACGTTACATGAAGGATTTGGCTAAAGTAAACGAAATTCCTGCCACTGGTGTTTTCTCCTTTAAAACGAATGATGAAGTGATTAAATTTGTTGCAGAAAATGATGGAATGATTGGTGTAGTTGGTGTAAACTGGTTGTATCAGCCATCTCCAAATATGCTTGAAGTAATAAAGAAAATTAATGTTTTAAGTGTTAAAGGGCTAAAAGATGATAAATACTATAGTCCAACACAAAATGATCTGGCTGAATTAAAATATCCTTTGGCACGTGATTTGTTTATTATAAATTGTCAGGGGTATTCTGGTTTAGGAATGGGATTTGCTTCATTCATAGCCGGGGACATTGGACAACGAATAGTTTTAAAATCCGGATTGCTTCCTGTGAGAACTCCGGGACGAAAACTACAAATTAGAAGTCAAATTAATAACGATAAAGAATAA
- a CDS encoding energy transducer TonB, giving the protein MKLDIIKNQWLDIVFEGRNKIYGAYELRKSNTKTTVRALIVGSVIFALAVAAPLIASFLPNSGDDAENNDIKITTIKLPPKKQEVKPNMPPPPPPPPKVDQVKFVKPVVAKTEEITEEPPKIVDLKEKKIGSETIKGDPDAVLTVDEPVGNGPVSQVVEEDNNVYNTAGIEVKPDFPGGIEKFYKFVGNNYKTPEEEGLKGKVYVTFVVEKDGSLTDIKVLRDIGYGTGAEAIRVLKKCPKWTPGEQNGKKVRVLYSLPITIQSAE; this is encoded by the coding sequence ATGAAATTAGATATAATTAAAAATCAGTGGCTTGATATCGTATTCGAAGGACGTAATAAGATATATGGTGCATATGAGTTAAGAAAATCAAATACGAAAACTACAGTAAGAGCACTTATTGTTGGTTCAGTTATTTTTGCTCTTGCTGTTGCTGCTCCACTTATTGCTAGCTTTTTGCCAAATTCTGGTGATGATGCAGAGAATAATGATATTAAGATTACAACGATAAAGTTACCTCCTAAAAAACAGGAAGTAAAGCCAAACATGCCGCCACCACCGCCACCGCCACCAAAAGTGGATCAGGTGAAGTTTGTGAAACCGGTTGTTGCTAAGACAGAAGAAATCACTGAAGAGCCACCAAAAATTGTGGATCTGAAAGAGAAAAAAATTGGTTCAGAAACTATCAAAGGAGATCCGGATGCAGTTTTAACTGTGGATGAGCCAGTAGGAAACGGACCAGTATCTCAAGTGGTTGAAGAAGATAACAACGTGTACAACACAGCTGGTATCGAAGTAAAACCAGATTTCCCTGGAGGAATTGAAAAATTCTACAAATTCGTAGGAAACAATTACAAGACTCCGGAAGAAGAAGGTTTAAAAGGTAAAGTTTACGTTACTTTTGTAGTTGAAAAAGACGGTTCATTAACCGACATTAAAGTTTTAAGGGATATCGGTTACGGTACAGGAGCAGAAGCAATTCGTGTTCTTAAAAAATGTCCAAAATGGACTCCCGGCGAGCAAAATGGTAAAAAAGTTAGGGTACTTTACTCTCTTCCTATTACTATTCAATCTGCAGAATAA
- a CDS encoding ExbD/TolR family protein — protein sequence MAELNTGDGGGGKGGKVRSKKQNSKVDLTAMVDLAFLLITFFMLTTTLSKPQSMSLGLPDKDEDITKNKDIKVDEKRTMTVMMGENNKLIYYMGLLESPIAGPKDIAYGKDGIRKELLSRKRSVIEYTGSKDKGIIVIIKPGKKSKYKNLVDILDEMAITEVATYAIVNDFSPKETELLEKK from the coding sequence ATGGCTGAATTAAATACCGGCGACGGTGGTGGCGGAAAAGGTGGTAAAGTAAGAAGTAAAAAGCAAAACTCTAAAGTAGATTTAACTGCGATGGTGGATTTGGCTTTCTTATTGATCACATTCTTTATGTTAACCACTACGTTGTCAAAACCTCAATCGATGAGTTTAGGTTTGCCAGATAAAGATGAGGATATTACCAAAAATAAGGACATAAAAGTTGATGAAAAACGAACTATGACCGTTATGATGGGAGAAAATAATAAGCTTATTTATTATATGGGATTATTAGAAAGTCCTATTGCTGGTCCTAAAGATATTGCTTATGGGAAAGATGGTATCCGTAAAGAATTATTGTCTCGTAAAAGATCAGTAATTGAATATACAGGATCTAAGGATAAAGGGATTATTGTTATCATCAAGCCAGGTAAGAAATCTAAGTACAAAAATCTGGTAGACATTTTAGATGAAATGGCTATCACCGAAGTTGCTACTTATGCAATTGTTAATGATTTCTCACCTAAAGAAACCGAATTGTTAGAGAAAAAATAA
- a CDS encoding ExbD/TolR family protein has protein sequence MAKIKMKKKSTSTDMTAMCDVAFLLLTFFILTATAKVPEALPVDMPSSTVQTKLPDTDLATIIVGKGKDGKSKVFFDIKGREVRKRTLEGMGQKYGVTFSEDDKNQFALMDDFGVPVAGLKQIINMKAADRSKADQRGIPMDSLDNQLKDWLLIARRATIDLDDKELQIAIKGDAKEEYPQIKKIMDILQDQKINTFNLVTGMRGKDF, from the coding sequence ATGGCTAAAATAAAAATGAAAAAAAAGTCAACATCGACAGATATGACTGCCATGTGCGATGTTGCGTTCCTTTTGCTTACGTTCTTTATTTTGACCGCTACTGCTAAGGTGCCTGAGGCACTTCCTGTAGATATGCCTTCATCTACTGTTCAAACTAAATTACCTGATACGGATTTAGCTACGATCATTGTTGGTAAAGGAAAAGATGGAAAAAGTAAAGTGTTTTTTGACATAAAAGGTAGAGAAGTTCGTAAAAGAACTCTTGAAGGAATGGGTCAAAAATACGGAGTTACTTTTTCTGAAGATGATAAAAATCAATTTGCATTAATGGATGACTTCGGTGTTCCGGTTGCAGGTTTGAAACAAATCATTAACATGAAAGCGGCTGACAGAAGTAAAGCAGATCAAAGAGGAATTCCAATGGATTCTTTGGATAATCAATTAAAAGATTGGCTTTTGATTGCTAGAAGAGCTACAATTGATCTTGATGATAAAGAATTGCAAATCGCTATAAAAGGAGATGCAAAAGAAGAATACCCACAAATCAAAAAGATTATGGATATCCTGCAAGATCAAAAAATCAATACCTTTAACTTAGTTACTGGTATGAGAGGAAAAGACTTTTAA
- a CDS encoding MotA/TolQ/ExbB proton channel family protein, with amino-acid sequence MANVKVKKESTSNGGGMITGIIIVACILVGVFIWKVIMGDASNFEGGNPETGHPINTLGQVYKGGFIVPVLLGMFLMVVVFSIERFIVIGKAAGKANLDKFMKSVQGSIKEGNIEAAIASCDKQQGSVANAIKSALIKYQDVKKEGFNSEEASEVIHKEIEEATSLEMPMLEKNMTIISTLVSLGTLGGLLGTVSGMIKAFGALASAGTPDQAALATGISEALINTATGISTSILAIVSYNFFTAKIDDLTYSIDEAGTTIVNTYRRFRGSLKQ; translated from the coding sequence ATGGCAAACGTTAAAGTTAAAAAAGAAAGCACTTCGAATGGGGGAGGAATGATCACTGGAATCATTATTGTAGCGTGTATTTTGGTTGGGGTGTTTATTTGGAAAGTAATCATGGGAGATGCTTCTAACTTCGAAGGTGGTAATCCTGAAACAGGTCACCCGATCAATACATTAGGGCAAGTATATAAAGGAGGATTTATCGTACCAGTATTATTAGGTATGTTTTTAATGGTTGTTGTGTTTTCTATTGAAAGATTTATCGTTATTGGAAAAGCGGCTGGAAAAGCTAACTTAGATAAATTCATGAAAAGCGTTCAAGGAAGTATTAAAGAAGGAAACATCGAGGCTGCTATCGCTTCATGTGACAAACAACAAGGTTCAGTTGCAAATGCAATTAAATCTGCTTTGATTAAATATCAAGATGTTAAAAAAGAAGGTTTCAACAGTGAAGAAGCTTCAGAAGTAATTCACAAAGAAATCGAAGAGGCAACTTCATTAGAAATGCCAATGTTAGAAAAAAATATGACTATTATCTCTACTTTAGTATCATTAGGAACTTTAGGAGGATTATTAGGAACTGTATCAGGTATGATTAAAGCGTTTGGTGCGTTAGCTTCTGCTGGAACTCCAGACCAGGCTGCTCTTGCAACAGGTATCTCTGAGGCACTTATCAACACTGCAACAGGTATCTCTACTTCTATCTTAGCTATCGTTTCTTACAACTTCTTTACTGCTAAAATTGATGATTTAACTTACTCTATCGATGAGGCAGGTACTACAATCGTGAATACTTACAGAAGATTCAGAGGAAGTTTGAAACAATAA
- a CDS encoding DUF853 domain-containing protein, translating to MNKKDNFIQDINNGYLSKGDSIILGGAILDGEPIAEVHVKIPLKTLNRHGLIAGATGTGKTKTIQVFSEQLSNAGIPVLMMDIKGDFSGIAKEGKEEGFITERHAKINIPYNVSSFPVELMSLSKQNGVRLRATVSEFGPVLFSRILDLNDTQAGVVSVIFKYCDDKQMPLLDLKDIKKVINYITEEGKDEITASYGKISTATTGTILRKIIELEQQGGDIFFGELSFEIDDLMRIDENGKGYVNIIRLTDIQDKPKLFSTFMLSLLAEIYQKMPEKGDADQPELVIFIDEAHLIFNEASKALLEQIETIVKLIRSKGIGVYFVTQNPMDVPSGVLAQLGLKIQHALRAFTANDRQAIKKTADNYPTSTYYKTDELLTNLGIGEALVTALNEKGVPTPLVATMMRAPQSRMDVLTADEIEAINSKSKLVKKYSEEIDRESAYEILTQKIEEATQAAAEQEEQAPTRSSKAEPSTASVVGKSVLKVVTSATFIRGVFGVLTKIFKK from the coding sequence ATGAATAAAAAAGACAATTTCATTCAAGATATAAACAATGGATATTTATCTAAGGGAGACAGCATTATTCTAGGCGGAGCAATTCTTGACGGTGAACCTATTGCAGAGGTTCATGTAAAAATTCCATTAAAAACCTTAAACCGTCACGGCTTAATTGCCGGAGCAACCGGAACTGGAAAAACAAAAACCATTCAGGTATTTTCAGAGCAATTATCAAATGCCGGAATTCCTGTTTTAATGATGGATATAAAAGGTGATTTTAGCGGTATTGCAAAAGAAGGAAAAGAAGAAGGTTTTATTACCGAGCGTCACGCCAAAATAAACATACCTTATAATGTATCTTCATTTCCTGTTGAATTGATGTCTTTATCAAAACAAAACGGCGTTCGTCTGCGTGCAACCGTTTCTGAATTTGGCCCTGTATTGTTCTCACGAATTTTAGATTTAAATGATACTCAGGCCGGAGTTGTTTCCGTAATCTTTAAATATTGCGACGACAAGCAAATGCCTTTATTGGATTTGAAAGACATTAAAAAAGTCATTAATTATATTACCGAAGAAGGTAAAGACGAAATTACGGCCAGTTATGGTAAAATTTCGACCGCAACAACCGGAACGATTCTAAGAAAAATAATTGAATTGGAACAACAAGGCGGAGATATATTTTTTGGTGAATTATCTTTTGAAATTGATGATTTAATGCGAATCGACGAAAACGGAAAAGGTTACGTTAACATCATCCGCCTGACGGATATTCAGGATAAACCAAAGTTATTCTCAACTTTCATGCTGAGTTTATTAGCCGAAATCTACCAAAAAATGCCTGAAAAAGGAGATGCAGATCAACCTGAGTTAGTCATTTTTATTGATGAAGCGCATTTAATTTTTAACGAAGCCAGCAAAGCATTATTAGAACAAATTGAAACGATTGTAAAATTAATTCGTTCTAAAGGTATTGGTGTTTACTTTGTAACACAAAACCCAATGGATGTGCCAAGCGGCGTTTTAGCACAATTGGGTTTAAAAATTCAGCATGCGCTTAGGGCTTTTACAGCAAATGACAGACAAGCGATTAAAAAAACAGCCGATAATTATCCAACTTCTACCTATTATAAAACAGATGAATTGCTTACGAATTTAGGTATTGGAGAAGCGCTGGTAACTGCTCTAAACGAAAAAGGAGTTCCAACGCCACTTGTAGCCACAATGATGCGTGCGCCACAAAGCCGAATGGATGTTTTGACTGCTGATGAAATCGAAGCGATTAACAGCAAATCAAAATTAGTAAAGAAATACAGCGAAGAAATTGATCGCGAAAGCGCTTACGAAATACTAACCCAAAAAATTGAAGAGGCAACACAAGCTGCTGCAGAACAAGAAGAACAAGCACCAACCAGATCTTCAAAAGCAGAACCAAGCACGGCAAGTGTTGTGGGAAAATCTGTTTTGAAAGTTGTAACAAGCGCTACTTTTATCAGAGGTGTTTTTGGAGTTTTAACCAAAATCTTTAAAAAATAA